From Halodesulfovibrio aestuarii DSM 17919 = ATCC 29578, the proteins below share one genomic window:
- a CDS encoding glycosyl transferase family protein, whose product MLNEVGIILFLVLKIIFIGVAFIFVISGIDEFFIDLCYIFRGAYRRLFITNHYKRLTEEQLLAKPEQSVAIMIPCWDESAVIRRMLENTIKTVTYSNYTIFVGTYPNDPATQREVDLVREKYCNVERIVTPNDGPTSKADCLNWLYAGILAFEKDNNKKYDIFLMEDPEDILHPLQLKLCNYIIPKLDMVQLPVHPMPRHWTNFTGNHYIDEFAENHTRDLIVREALTGSLPSAGVGTAVSRNTIKTIAEERDHQPFDTNSLTEDYEFGLKIKDFGFKQAFVRQWVWRNKMVKDFFTRKPKQKQVKEFISIREYFPNTFKSSVRQKTRWVMGISLQGWKSLGWHGGLPSRYMLWRDRKAVVTNLANFIGNILFVLILVLLTYNILTNAYRLPPLVDDSAWMTAVIFICLFFLFWRIIMRILFVVRTYDWFQGILSVPRLFWGNIINFIATIKAISKYIKIRSTGQKFTWDKTDHVYPSEEELRAYRRKLGDLLLDRRFLTIEQLDHALEIKEKTNKRLGEVLIELGYITEDQLVQTLGVQFKVATQDIDPYSTPPELLDLVPFKSAVKYNVYPLAVEGGQLIVATNEIIDESSLRDLEQELGHFIALRLATRSDISFAIRRGYERRLTLKKSDFLGKKLVDEGQISSEQLAEALRAQRRRYHPLGEVLIRQQAITEETFAKANSEFLAQDEFKRIGEFLLGKGYINAKQLNIALTEQQDSCPLLGEILIEQGVISPDNLDHFLSTWEIN is encoded by the coding sequence ATGTTAAACGAAGTAGGCATAATTTTATTTTTGGTACTTAAGATCATCTTTATTGGGGTTGCATTCATATTTGTCATCAGTGGCATAGATGAATTCTTCATCGACCTCTGCTACATCTTCCGAGGAGCTTACCGACGGCTGTTCATAACAAATCACTACAAGCGACTTACGGAAGAACAATTATTAGCCAAACCGGAACAGTCTGTTGCCATTATGATCCCCTGCTGGGATGAATCTGCTGTAATTCGGCGCATGCTGGAAAACACTATCAAGACTGTGACCTACAGTAACTACACCATTTTTGTAGGAACGTACCCGAATGATCCGGCGACCCAGCGGGAAGTAGATCTGGTGCGCGAAAAATACTGCAATGTGGAGCGCATTGTTACCCCGAATGACGGTCCTACCAGTAAAGCAGATTGTCTCAACTGGCTGTATGCGGGCATACTCGCTTTTGAAAAAGATAATAACAAAAAATATGATATCTTTCTTATGGAAGATCCTGAAGATATTCTTCATCCACTCCAGTTGAAACTGTGTAACTATATCATCCCAAAGCTCGATATGGTTCAGTTGCCAGTACATCCTATGCCACGGCATTGGACTAATTTCACAGGCAACCACTATATCGATGAATTTGCCGAAAACCATACCCGTGACCTCATCGTGCGCGAAGCCCTCACGGGCTCTCTGCCTTCAGCCGGCGTAGGTACAGCAGTCAGCCGTAATACCATAAAAACGATCGCTGAAGAAAGAGACCATCAACCTTTCGACACTAACTCGCTTACCGAGGATTACGAATTCGGTCTAAAAATTAAGGACTTTGGTTTCAAACAAGCTTTTGTACGCCAGTGGGTTTGGCGAAATAAAATGGTCAAAGACTTTTTTACACGCAAGCCAAAACAAAAACAGGTAAAAGAATTCATATCCATCCGCGAATACTTCCCTAATACATTCAAATCCTCTGTACGGCAAAAAACACGATGGGTTATGGGAATCTCTCTCCAAGGCTGGAAGAGTCTCGGGTGGCATGGCGGCTTGCCGTCACGGTACATGTTATGGCGTGACCGCAAAGCAGTTGTGACCAACCTTGCCAACTTCATAGGTAACATTTTGTTCGTCCTGATTTTGGTGCTGCTCACCTATAACATTCTGACTAACGCTTATCGACTTCCACCGTTAGTAGATGATTCCGCATGGATGACCGCCGTAATCTTCATTTGTCTCTTTTTCTTATTCTGGCGAATCATTATGCGTATTCTGTTCGTAGTGCGCACGTACGACTGGTTTCAGGGAATTCTATCTGTTCCGCGCCTGTTCTGGGGCAACATTATCAACTTTATTGCCACGATCAAAGCTATCTCAAAATACATTAAAATACGTTCCACAGGACAAAAGTTTACATGGGACAAAACAGACCATGTATACCCTTCCGAAGAAGAATTGCGCGCTTACCGCCGCAAACTGGGCGACCTGCTCCTTGATCGACGCTTCTTAACCATTGAACAATTAGACCACGCACTGGAAATAAAAGAGAAAACAAACAAAAGGCTGGGGGAAGTCCTTATCGAACTTGGGTATATTACTGAAGATCAGCTCGTTCAGACTCTAGGAGTACAATTCAAAGTAGCGACGCAGGATATTGATCCTTACAGTACTCCGCCTGAACTACTGGATTTGGTTCCTTTCAAATCAGCCGTTAAATATAATGTGTATCCGCTTGCCGTAGAAGGCGGACAACTCATTGTCGCCACAAACGAAATAATTGATGAATCGTCCCTGCGTGACCTTGAACAGGAGCTTGGTCATTTCATAGCATTGCGTCTCGCAACGCGGAGTGACATTTCCTTCGCTATTCGGAGAGGCTATGAGCGACGATTGACATTAAAAAAATCTGATTTCCTTGGCAAAAAGCTTGTTGATGAGGGACAAATTTCCTCAGAACAACTTGCTGAAGCTCTTCGCGCTCAAAGGCGTCGATACCATCCTTTAGGCGAAGTCCTGATTCGCCAACAAGCCATAACAGAAGAAACTTTTGCCAAAGCTAACAGTGAATTTTTAGCACAAGATGAATTTAAGAGAATAGGTGAATTTTTATTAGGCAAAGGCTATATCAATGCCAAACAATTGAATATTGCCCTTACCGAGCAACAAGACAGCTGCCCGTTATTGGGTGAAATACTCATCGAACAAGGAGTTATTTCACCGGATAACCTTGATCACTTCCTAAGCACTTGGGAGATCAATTAA
- a CDS encoding tetratricopeptide repeat protein, which yields MYRFISILSLLLLLSTACAASAQDAADKKGWIKQQITDIKVYPYKDKAYQYVKEGKLKEAAIEFVKALEVDPSDAKVRLDYCQVLYDQGQYAETTVQALEVLKSLPDNANALMLGASSLQKLGRNTEALDLLLGTLKKGNLTEAARKNAFVSAVNLLIKEKDYALLLNIIENEGSILSPAKRSYVLGLAYKGAKRPAEARAAYEQALSITGDAGLSRKDRLVALSDLADILMKERAFGKAQTMLIEAHAIDPKMTSIPYRLAEISYETKQYDKALQWIDMSLKQKQASTHLLLKAFILEKLGKGDQAIEIFDNLTKAATTKPQQAKLLTQKGFVAMKLGHHEMAIKAFEQSLAILPTAEAMRALATAQGLNGEWPKAVETYKLLLTELESGQEKALTHMQLGTAYTKVGKTTEAISELSKAVSSGLLSPEDQENALQDLGFLYYNDEQYPAARQAFLSALAEQPNNRKTLLALGRTQVRAGEYKDAIKTLKRLYAQNQELEVSMLLANAYEKDGQREQALTVYNALLDSRQARGDDAMIILERMATIEGLHGKLSRAGDLYLKAYEAAKGKDTALLLRAGESYYSAKQYDKALRVFKRYIDNSSGTDNFEALSMMGTIFSKRGRLEEAAAAYRKALKSKNLTPKQRRTLLVNLGYIYISMDKIDTGVNYMRQAIAVGGEDPRLRLDIGQALYRAKYYPEAIQELRRAKELGVGYEADSALSVCYEKANKPGLALYYLKEVERNAPKSVLESSPDFYSQMAYLYTVEKSYSKAITYYEKALCIAPSPLNTFKLGQVQRLSGNLEAAGATLLTVNPEQLETQDTRALYYEELGRVYKGTNQFDKAQESFRKAIAEKPNAEEFYLLGQAQESSEDLEGAIESYQDAVELNPADAYRISLGYAYYKSEKLEKAATIFEDIQQKDPDYINLTEDLAYINKQLYRNDASVEWFKKSIDNAPFYPDETEASLRRKIYDFKEEIRYITNRWDITGFYSYSPDDDNFITDAQGIQVGVLDNTAGVEVGYIPPKIGFRNGKIFEIIGRISTNRQKNGIVDFEADSTQGAVGLRYKPFTEANIALGVERLFKIGEDAEDNTLLRAMGSWDYGWAMRAAEANWNYTFVYSEFDAYVQDDKRTAFLIHGRQGWTWNIHDELLVTPHLYATYKEESPDRNNLSHVEGGPALSLRWLEGEDEYESYKREWEVLLRYTIGKYTKNISDDYNGLSVILRLNF from the coding sequence ATGTATCGATTCATCTCTATCCTCAGTTTACTACTGTTACTCTCCACCGCGTGCGCGGCTTCCGCGCAAGATGCTGCAGATAAAAAAGGCTGGATAAAACAGCAAATCACCGACATCAAGGTATACCCTTACAAAGATAAGGCATACCAATATGTTAAAGAAGGCAAGCTTAAAGAGGCAGCAATAGAATTTGTGAAAGCTCTGGAAGTCGATCCCAGCGATGCAAAGGTGCGCCTAGATTACTGCCAAGTGCTGTATGATCAGGGGCAATATGCTGAAACAACGGTCCAAGCCCTGGAAGTTCTGAAAAGCCTCCCTGACAATGCTAATGCCCTTATGCTGGGAGCCAGTTCTTTGCAAAAACTTGGGCGCAATACCGAAGCGCTGGATCTTTTACTGGGGACGCTCAAGAAAGGTAATCTCACAGAAGCTGCGCGGAAAAATGCCTTTGTGAGCGCGGTCAACCTGTTGATCAAAGAGAAAGACTATGCGCTCCTGCTCAATATAATCGAGAACGAAGGCTCCATTCTTTCTCCGGCAAAACGCTCATACGTACTCGGCTTGGCTTATAAGGGTGCTAAACGTCCTGCTGAAGCCAGAGCTGCTTATGAACAGGCTCTGTCTATTACAGGAGATGCTGGTCTCTCCCGTAAAGACCGTCTAGTGGCACTAAGTGATCTGGCAGATATCCTTATGAAGGAGCGTGCATTTGGTAAGGCCCAAACAATGTTAATTGAAGCTCATGCCATTGATCCAAAAATGACGTCTATTCCCTACCGTCTGGCTGAAATTTCTTATGAAACAAAGCAATACGACAAGGCTCTGCAATGGATTGATATGTCTCTAAAACAGAAACAGGCATCAACCCATTTGCTTCTCAAGGCATTTATTCTTGAAAAACTTGGTAAAGGTGATCAGGCTATAGAAATTTTTGACAATCTTACCAAAGCTGCCACAACAAAACCTCAACAAGCTAAATTACTTACCCAAAAAGGTTTCGTGGCCATGAAATTAGGCCACCATGAAATGGCAATTAAAGCTTTTGAACAGTCATTAGCAATTCTGCCGACTGCTGAAGCTATGCGTGCATTAGCAACAGCTCAGGGGCTGAACGGCGAGTGGCCGAAGGCCGTTGAAACATACAAGTTACTTCTTACCGAGTTAGAGTCTGGTCAGGAGAAGGCGCTGACCCATATGCAGCTCGGGACAGCCTATACGAAAGTTGGTAAAACAACCGAAGCTATCTCCGAATTATCTAAGGCAGTCAGTTCCGGCCTTCTTTCACCGGAAGACCAAGAAAACGCACTGCAGGATCTGGGTTTTCTGTACTATAATGATGAGCAGTATCCTGCCGCAAGGCAAGCCTTCCTGTCAGCATTAGCTGAACAGCCCAACAATCGTAAAACCTTACTGGCTCTGGGGCGCACACAAGTCCGTGCCGGCGAATATAAAGATGCTATCAAGACGCTGAAAAGGCTCTATGCTCAGAATCAGGAGCTTGAGGTTTCAATGCTGCTTGCTAATGCGTATGAAAAAGACGGGCAGCGGGAGCAGGCTCTAACAGTCTATAATGCCCTTCTGGACAGTCGTCAGGCACGCGGTGACGATGCGATGATAATCTTGGAACGTATGGCCACTATTGAAGGTTTGCATGGCAAATTAAGCAGAGCCGGTGACCTTTATCTTAAAGCCTACGAGGCAGCCAAGGGAAAAGACACAGCCCTTCTTCTACGAGCTGGTGAATCATATTATTCAGCGAAACAGTACGATAAGGCCTTACGAGTCTTTAAGCGGTATATTGATAACTCATCCGGTACAGACAACTTTGAAGCATTAAGCATGATGGGTACCATCTTCTCTAAACGAGGCAGATTGGAAGAGGCTGCCGCGGCATACCGCAAGGCCCTTAAATCTAAGAATCTTACCCCGAAACAACGCCGCACCCTTCTCGTTAATCTTGGCTATATTTATATATCCATGGACAAAATTGACACCGGGGTAAATTACATGCGCCAAGCTATAGCCGTTGGTGGCGAAGATCCACGCCTCCGGTTGGATATAGGACAGGCTCTCTACCGTGCTAAGTATTACCCTGAAGCTATTCAGGAACTTAGACGTGCCAAAGAACTTGGAGTAGGCTATGAGGCGGATTCAGCTCTGTCCGTTTGCTACGAAAAGGCTAACAAGCCCGGTCTGGCTCTTTACTACTTGAAAGAGGTAGAACGGAACGCACCTAAGTCTGTGCTGGAAAGTTCGCCTGATTTCTATAGCCAGATGGCCTACTTGTATACGGTCGAAAAAAGTTACTCCAAAGCTATCACCTATTACGAAAAAGCATTATGCATTGCGCCTAGCCCCTTAAACACCTTCAAGCTTGGGCAGGTACAACGTCTGTCCGGTAATCTTGAAGCAGCCGGGGCGACGCTGCTCACGGTCAATCCTGAACAACTGGAGACGCAAGACACACGTGCCTTATACTACGAAGAACTTGGCCGCGTGTATAAAGGTACAAATCAGTTCGACAAGGCTCAGGAATCGTTCCGCAAAGCCATTGCTGAAAAACCAAACGCTGAAGAGTTTTACCTGCTGGGTCAGGCTCAAGAAAGTTCCGAAGACCTCGAAGGAGCCATTGAGTCCTATCAGGATGCTGTCGAGCTAAACCCTGCCGATGCCTATAGAATATCTCTTGGGTACGCATATTACAAAAGCGAAAAACTCGAAAAAGCGGCAACTATCTTTGAAGACATTCAACAGAAAGACCCTGACTATATTAACCTTACCGAAGATCTTGCATACATAAACAAACAACTCTACCGAAATGATGCTTCAGTTGAGTGGTTTAAAAAGTCTATTGATAACGCTCCGTTCTATCCTGATGAAACAGAAGCATCTCTCAGAAGAAAGATTTATGACTTCAAAGAAGAGATCCGGTACATCACCAATCGCTGGGATATCACCGGCTTTTACTCCTACTCACCGGATGACGACAACTTCATTACAGATGCGCAGGGCATTCAGGTTGGCGTGCTTGATAACACCGCTGGTGTAGAAGTCGGTTACATTCCACCAAAAATCGGTTTCCGAAACGGAAAGATCTTTGAAATCATTGGTCGAATAAGTACAAATCGCCAAAAAAATGGAATCGTAGATTTTGAGGCAGATTCAACCCAAGGTGCCGTAGGACTGCGCTACAAACCGTTTACCGAAGCAAACATTGCCTTGGGTGTAGAACGGCTGTTCAAAATTGGAGAGGACGCTGAAGATAATACTCTATTAAGAGCCATGGGTTCCTGGGACTACGGCTGGGCTATGCGAGCCGCAGAAGCGAATTGGAACTACACCTTTGTATACTCAGAATTCGATGCATATGTTCAAGATGATAAACGCACGGCCTTTTTAATCCACGGCCGTCAGGGCTGGACATGGAACATACACGATGAGCTGCTGGTTACTCCTCACCTCTATGCAACATACAAGGAAGAGTCTCCTGATAGAAATAATCTTAGCCACGTTGAAGGCGGACCGGCACTTTCCCTCCGCTGGCTCGAAGGTGAAGATGAATACGAATCCTACAAACGTGAGTGGGAAGTACTGCTTCGGTACACTATTGGCAAATACACAAAGAACATTAGTGACGACTATAACGGATTAAGCGTCATTTTAAGACTAAACTTCTAG
- a CDS encoding DUF4434 domain-containing protein: MISRLRIFLAASILILPFILPTSGFAMQGISGTFFQPTNAMKTWDNETWDTLFNTYRCLGLSEIIVQWVVYEDTSDNYEKNTYEYDLSVISKIMEHAEQNGMDVTIGGVFLNSFWKRIETDPELIKVHLMRIRKGTAEAIKRIAPQLQCSPAFAGWYVSQEIDDRTWLDKNYTDILCSFIKDLHGDLSTLVPNKPMSISAFSNGWASPERLGQFWRTVADTTGVGRVLFQDGVGVKKLTVKEVPLYLKKMQEEMQGACCTLQPVLEIFTQLEGDKFTAEPAPLKRIREQLHEELPFAPNGVMLFSVAEYMSPIGGEKAEALLQEVLHNK; encoded by the coding sequence ATGATAAGCCGTCTTCGTATCTTTCTGGCCGCTAGTATTCTGATTTTGCCTTTCATTCTGCCGACATCCGGCTTTGCTATGCAGGGCATTTCAGGAACCTTTTTCCAACCGACAAACGCCATGAAAACATGGGACAACGAAACTTGGGATACTCTTTTTAATACGTATCGATGTCTGGGGCTTTCTGAAATTATTGTGCAGTGGGTAGTCTATGAAGACACCTCGGATAATTATGAAAAAAACACATATGAGTATGATCTATCTGTCATCAGTAAAATTATGGAACATGCTGAACAGAACGGTATGGATGTTACTATAGGTGGAGTGTTCCTTAACTCCTTCTGGAAGCGGATTGAAACTGATCCGGAACTGATAAAAGTTCACCTTATGCGTATCCGCAAAGGCACCGCTGAAGCAATTAAACGCATTGCACCGCAGCTACAGTGTTCCCCAGCCTTTGCTGGTTGGTATGTCTCTCAGGAAATAGATGATCGGACATGGCTGGACAAAAACTATACCGATATCCTTTGTTCCTTTATTAAAGATCTCCACGGAGACCTAAGCACTCTGGTTCCCAATAAGCCTATGTCCATCTCAGCCTTTTCCAACGGATGGGCTTCACCAGAAAGATTAGGACAATTCTGGCGAACTGTAGCTGACACCACAGGAGTGGGACGTGTATTATTTCAGGATGGAGTGGGCGTAAAGAAACTGACTGTTAAAGAAGTGCCGCTTTACCTGAAAAAAATGCAAGAAGAAATGCAAGGTGCGTGTTGCACTCTCCAACCAGTACTCGAAATATTTACGCAGCTGGAAGGAGACAAGTTCACCGCTGAACCTGCACCCCTGAAACGCATCCGTGAACAACTGCATGAAGAATTACCATTTGCTCCAAACGGCGTAATGCTATTCAGCGTTGCCGAATACATGAGTCCGATTGGCGGAGAAAAAGCCGAAGCGCTTCTTCAGGAAGTACTTCATAACAAGTAA
- a CDS encoding sensor domain-containing diguanylate cyclase, with amino-acid sequence MEKDSYKEALRTLAGGVYVVDRTRKVLFWNNEAEKLTGYAAEEVLGRCCPENLLHHVDAEGRALCFDGCPLTAAIEEDKFSEASVFLHHKNGQLVPVVLKASPLKDGNGNIIGAVQFFSVVVSRDDFLSDLKKLREIVLQNKLTGIGNREFGENVLDRVRYQAINDNSTYGVLFVGLDDFKDVNERWGYSAGDNVLRMAVDSFLSELREVDTVSHWGGGEFLLILPNISTEELLTIAENIRKLIEKSSLKYEGAIIKVTASLGGVVAEKGEDMHSVLLRAVDQMHVSKDNGRNRVSIDK; translated from the coding sequence ATGGAAAAGGATTCGTATAAAGAAGCCCTACGTACTCTCGCTGGTGGTGTCTATGTTGTTGATAGAACACGTAAAGTTTTATTTTGGAACAACGAGGCGGAAAAATTGACAGGATATGCAGCTGAAGAAGTGCTTGGCCGATGCTGTCCTGAGAATTTGTTGCACCATGTTGACGCTGAAGGCAGAGCGTTATGCTTCGACGGTTGTCCCCTTACCGCCGCTATTGAAGAAGACAAGTTTTCAGAGGCCTCTGTTTTTTTGCATCACAAAAATGGGCAGCTTGTACCTGTGGTGCTAAAAGCTTCTCCTCTAAAAGATGGTAATGGAAACATAATTGGAGCTGTTCAATTTTTTTCAGTGGTGGTTTCGCGGGATGATTTTTTATCAGATCTTAAAAAATTACGTGAAATAGTGTTGCAAAACAAGCTGACTGGAATTGGTAACAGAGAATTTGGTGAAAATGTTTTAGATCGTGTTCGTTATCAGGCGATTAATGATAACTCTACTTATGGCGTATTGTTTGTTGGTCTTGATGATTTTAAGGATGTTAATGAAAGGTGGGGGTACTCTGCCGGGGATAATGTACTCCGTATGGCTGTCGATTCTTTTCTTTCAGAACTGCGGGAAGTTGATACGGTATCGCATTGGGGTGGAGGTGAGTTTCTACTCATTCTTCCTAATATTAGTACTGAAGAGTTGTTAACCATTGCAGAAAATATACGAAAGCTAATTGAAAAAAGTTCGTTGAAATATGAGGGAGCCATCATCAAGGTCACTGCATCATTGGGCGGAGTGGTTGCTGAGAAAGGTGAAGATATGCATTCTGTATTACTGCGGGCTGTTGATCAGATGCACGTGAGTAAGGACAATGGAAGAAATCGTGTGAGCATTGACAAGTAG
- a CDS encoding sensor domain-containing diguanylate cyclase gives MDHAFYVDVLHALADGVYVVDKEQKIIFWNKAAERLTGYGSAEVLGKKCADNMLCHVNAEGQELCMRGCPLELTIQEGKLAEAAVFMRHKNGHRVPVTVKTSPLRDDIGNVIGAVEFFSLSLSRENFFSEFEKLRKEALLDRLTGVGNRRFAEITLENVCSQSKNMNASYGVLFVDIDYFKHINDTWGHFVGDEVLRMVSKSLDSGLRIFDIISRWGGEEFLLILPNITAQDLLIVGERLRMLVETSWYEYEDTIIKVTASFGGVIAKNGEELQSVLQRADNQLYISKDNGRNLVSIEN, from the coding sequence ATGGATCATGCTTTCTATGTAGATGTTTTGCATGCCCTTGCTGACGGTGTATATGTTGTTGATAAAGAACAGAAAATTATATTTTGGAATAAGGCAGCAGAAAGACTTACAGGGTATGGTTCGGCTGAAGTACTTGGTAAGAAGTGTGCTGATAACATGCTCTGTCATGTCAATGCTGAGGGGCAAGAGCTGTGTATGAGAGGTTGTCCTCTTGAGTTAACTATTCAGGAAGGCAAACTTGCAGAAGCTGCTGTTTTTATGCGTCATAAGAATGGGCACCGTGTTCCTGTAACGGTTAAAACATCACCTTTAAGAGACGATATTGGGAATGTTATTGGAGCTGTTGAATTTTTTTCTCTATCTCTTTCCCGGGAAAATTTTTTTTCAGAGTTTGAAAAATTACGTAAAGAGGCTTTGCTTGATAGACTCACAGGCGTTGGCAACAGGCGTTTCGCTGAAATTACTTTAGAGAACGTATGCAGCCAGTCAAAAAACATGAATGCTTCTTATGGAGTATTGTTTGTTGATATTGATTATTTTAAGCATATTAATGATACATGGGGGCATTTTGTGGGGGATGAAGTCCTTAGAATGGTTTCCAAGTCTCTTGATTCAGGATTGCGGATTTTTGATATCATATCTCGTTGGGGCGGGGAGGAGTTTTTGCTTATTCTCCCAAATATTACAGCCCAAGACTTGCTTATAGTAGGAGAGCGCTTGCGAATGTTGGTTGAAACAAGCTGGTATGAATATGAAGATACGATAATTAAGGTTACTGCATCCTTTGGTGGAGTCATTGCCAAGAATGGCGAAGAGTTACAATCTGTGTTGCAGCGGGCCGATAATCAGTTGTACATCAGCAAGGATAATGGAAGGAATCTGGTGAGTATTGAGAACTGA